One Augochlora pura isolate Apur16 chromosome 10, APUR_v2.2.1, whole genome shotgun sequence DNA window includes the following coding sequences:
- the LOC144476296 gene encoding uncharacterized protein LOC144476296, with protein sequence MIRLIFLPVVYSLAFDGREVLKQVGEKQYHIIQKKTSVSQHGICWHDALTSMKHDCNNLNDEQHSILALKLMNCFLEDSGHTTYNCDLSDSEAKRRNCINDMSDRAFNAYNEFYIHTTHMCFYLNYEAWQAETDSTIKQLFQVSTRMKDQLLEASEMQGAMLESQKDSLKMQNELLDHGKELGSVLKSSSESVNNMVKDFKETAKDQKELLFEIFSYLRTFQNWIIGEVSWFQSIMYYTISCILCALFSSSRRTVDARITLFTILSMNVIVERMLVQYYGKTMFSDEDSKENLVSTTWMYRKMALTLCAVILFCTYYHYKDEQVENYKALKRIEHQLSTIQEITSISNTNHSIRYSTRLAIKRMQSQTSKQS encoded by the exons atgatccgtttaatatttttgccaGTGGTTTATTCGCTTGCATTTGATGGACGTGAAGTATTGAAACAAGTAGGAGAAAAacaatatcatataatacaaa aaaaaACTTCAGTTTCACAACATGGAATATGTTGGCATGATGCTCTTACATCAATGAAACAcgactgtaataatttaaacgatGAGCAACACTCTATTCTTGCTTTGAAACTGATGAATTGCTTTTTGGAAGATTCTGGTCATACAACTTATAATTGTGATCTCAGTGATTCAGAAGCAAAGAGGCG gaattgcaTCAATGATATGTCAGACAGAGCATTTAATGcatataatgaattttatatacatactacTCATATGtgcttttatttaaactacGAAGCTTGGCAAGCTGAGACCGATAGCACCATTAAACA ATTATTTCAAGTTTCCACACGCATGAAAGATCAATTACTAGAAGCTTCAGAAATGCAAGGGGCTATGCTTGAAAGTCAAAAAGATAgcttaaaaatgcaaaatgaGCTTTTAGACCATGGAAAAGAGCTTGGTTCAGTATTAAAATCATCCTCAGAAAGTGTTAACAATATGGTGAAAGATTTTAA agaAACAGCAAAAGATCAAAAAGaactattatttgaaatattctctTACTTACGtacttttcaaaattggaTTATTGGTGAAGTTTCATGGTTTCAGTCCATcatgtattatacaattagCTGTATTCTATGTGCATTGTTTAGTTCCTCTAGGAGGACAGTGGATGCTAGAATAACACTCTTCACAATATTAAGCATGAATGTAATAGTAGAACGTATGCTGGTTCAGTATTATGGTAAAACTATGTTTTCTGATGAAGATAGCAag gAGAATTTGGTGAGCACAACATGGATGTACAGAAAAATGGCTCTTACTCTGTGTgcagttatattattttgcacaTACTACCATTATAAGGATGAACAAGTAGAAAACTATAAAGCTTTAAAACGTATCGAACATCAGTTGAGTACTATCCAAGAGATTACATCAATTTCTAACACAAATCATTCAATCC GTTACTCAACTCGATTGGCTATAAAGCGTATGCAATCTCAAACAAGTAAACAGAGTTGA
- the Zw gene encoding glucose-6-phosphate 1-dehydrogenase Zw isoform X2 yields the protein MLKTSTEESLRFIRQSLKSEEMDHLEGTHFDGLFPHVFVTLGASGDLARKKIYPTLWWLFRDNLLPKTTTFVGYARTNMTVTQLRLKCHPFMKVKPDEKEKYEEFWRLNHYVAGSYDTPEPFQLLNNELKKHEHGYQNAHRLFYLALPPSVFESVTVHIKNICMGEKGWTRVIIEKPFGKDAITSQLLSDHLAKLFKEEQIYRIDHYLGKEMVQNLMTIRFGNRIFSPTWNRDNVASVQITFKEPFGTQGRGGYFDEFGIIRDVMQNHLLQILSLVAMEKPASCHPDDIRNEKVKVLKCMKPLELEDVVLGQYVGDPESEDPEAHSGYLDDPTVPAGSNTPTFATAVLKINNERWDGVPFILRCGKALNERKAEVRIQYQDVPGDIFDGKAKRNELVIRVQPGEALYIKMMTKSPGITFDMEETELDLTYGNRYKNLKLPDAYERLILDVFCGSQMHFVRSDELSEAWRIFTPLLHQIENEHIKPVPYKYGSRGPKEADEIAKQNNFAYYGSYKWIKPE from the exons ATGTTGA AGACGTCTACAGAGGAAAGCCTGCGCTTTATCAGGCAATCCCTGAAGTCGGAGGAAATGGATCACCTGGAAGGTACTCATTTCGATGGACTATTCCCTCATGTTTTCGTCACACTCGGTGCCTCT GGCGATTTGGCCAGGAAGAAGATCTATCCGACGCTATGGTGGTTGTTCAGGGACAATCTTCTGCCAAAGACTACAACGTTCGTCGGTTATGCGAGAACCAACATGACCGTAACTCAATTACGGTTGAAGTGCCATCCCTTCATGAAGGTGAAACCAGATGAGAAAGAGAAGTACGAGGAATTTTGGAGACTGAATCACTATGTCGCTGGCTCGTACGACACGCCCGAACCGTTCCAGCTGTTGAACAACGAGCTGAAGAAACACGAGCATGGCTACCAGAATGCTCACCGATTGTTCTACTTGGCTTTGCCACCAAGCGTTTTCGAAAGCGTCACTGTGCACATCAAAAACATTTGCATGGGCGAGAA GGGCTGGACACGAGTAATTATAGAGAAACCATTTGGCAAGGACGCGATAACATCGCAGCTTCTGTCTGATCACCTGGCGAAACTTTTCAAAGAAGAACAAATTTATCGTATCGATCATTACCTGGGAAAGGAGATGGTGCAGAACTTAATGACCATCAGATTTGGCAATAGAATATTCAGTCCCACCTGGAACAGGGACAACGTAGCCTCCGTACAGATCACTTTCAAAGAGCCGTTTGGTACCCAAGGCAGGGGTGGTTATTTCGACGAATTCGGAATCATCAGGGATGTGATGCAGAATCACTTGTTGCAAATTTTGTCTTTGGTTGCGATGGAGAAACCTGCATCCTGCCATCCGGATGATATCCGAAACGAGAAAGTTAAAGTTTTGAAGTGTATGAAACCTTTAGAACTAGAGGACGTAGTGTTAGGTCAATATGTCGGGGATCCCGAGTCGGAGGATCCCGAAGCACACTCGGGATATTTAGACGATCCAACTGTACCAGCTGGTTCTAATACACCCACATTCGCTACagctgttttaaaaattaataacgaacgGTGGGACGGTGTGCCCTTCATCCTTAGATGCGGAAAAG CGCTAAATGAACGGAAGGCGGAAGTTAGAATACAGTATCAAGATGTGCCTGGCGATATTTTTGATGGAAAGgcgaaaagaaatgaattagTGATAAGAGTACAACCTGGTGAAGCTCTATACATTAAGATGATGACAAAATCTCCTGGTATCACGTTCGATATGGAGGAAACTGAATTAGATCTCACTTATGGAAATAGATACAAG AATTTGAAACTACCTGATGCATACGAACGATTAATATTAGATGTATTTTGTGGATCACAAATGCATTTCGTACGTAGCGACGAGCTTTCAGAAGCGTGGCGAATTTTCACACCATTGCTCCATCAAATAGAGAATGAACATATTAAACCAGTTCCTTACAA ataCGGTTCTCGTGGACCAAAGGAAGCTGATGAAATAGCAAAACAAAACAACTTTGCCTATTATGGTTCCTACAAATGGATAAAGCcagaataa
- the Zw gene encoding glucose-6-phosphate 1-dehydrogenase Zw isoform X1, with amino-acid sequence MMDRVRKTSTEESLRFIRQSLKSEEMDHLEGTHFDGLFPHVFVTLGASGDLARKKIYPTLWWLFRDNLLPKTTTFVGYARTNMTVTQLRLKCHPFMKVKPDEKEKYEEFWRLNHYVAGSYDTPEPFQLLNNELKKHEHGYQNAHRLFYLALPPSVFESVTVHIKNICMGEKGWTRVIIEKPFGKDAITSQLLSDHLAKLFKEEQIYRIDHYLGKEMVQNLMTIRFGNRIFSPTWNRDNVASVQITFKEPFGTQGRGGYFDEFGIIRDVMQNHLLQILSLVAMEKPASCHPDDIRNEKVKVLKCMKPLELEDVVLGQYVGDPESEDPEAHSGYLDDPTVPAGSNTPTFATAVLKINNERWDGVPFILRCGKALNERKAEVRIQYQDVPGDIFDGKAKRNELVIRVQPGEALYIKMMTKSPGITFDMEETELDLTYGNRYKNLKLPDAYERLILDVFCGSQMHFVRSDELSEAWRIFTPLLHQIENEHIKPVPYKYGSRGPKEADEIAKQNNFAYYGSYKWIKPE; translated from the exons ATGATGGACAGAGTTAGAA AGACGTCTACAGAGGAAAGCCTGCGCTTTATCAGGCAATCCCTGAAGTCGGAGGAAATGGATCACCTGGAAGGTACTCATTTCGATGGACTATTCCCTCATGTTTTCGTCACACTCGGTGCCTCT GGCGATTTGGCCAGGAAGAAGATCTATCCGACGCTATGGTGGTTGTTCAGGGACAATCTTCTGCCAAAGACTACAACGTTCGTCGGTTATGCGAGAACCAACATGACCGTAACTCAATTACGGTTGAAGTGCCATCCCTTCATGAAGGTGAAACCAGATGAGAAAGAGAAGTACGAGGAATTTTGGAGACTGAATCACTATGTCGCTGGCTCGTACGACACGCCCGAACCGTTCCAGCTGTTGAACAACGAGCTGAAGAAACACGAGCATGGCTACCAGAATGCTCACCGATTGTTCTACTTGGCTTTGCCACCAAGCGTTTTCGAAAGCGTCACTGTGCACATCAAAAACATTTGCATGGGCGAGAA GGGCTGGACACGAGTAATTATAGAGAAACCATTTGGCAAGGACGCGATAACATCGCAGCTTCTGTCTGATCACCTGGCGAAACTTTTCAAAGAAGAACAAATTTATCGTATCGATCATTACCTGGGAAAGGAGATGGTGCAGAACTTAATGACCATCAGATTTGGCAATAGAATATTCAGTCCCACCTGGAACAGGGACAACGTAGCCTCCGTACAGATCACTTTCAAAGAGCCGTTTGGTACCCAAGGCAGGGGTGGTTATTTCGACGAATTCGGAATCATCAGGGATGTGATGCAGAATCACTTGTTGCAAATTTTGTCTTTGGTTGCGATGGAGAAACCTGCATCCTGCCATCCGGATGATATCCGAAACGAGAAAGTTAAAGTTTTGAAGTGTATGAAACCTTTAGAACTAGAGGACGTAGTGTTAGGTCAATATGTCGGGGATCCCGAGTCGGAGGATCCCGAAGCACACTCGGGATATTTAGACGATCCAACTGTACCAGCTGGTTCTAATACACCCACATTCGCTACagctgttttaaaaattaataacgaacgGTGGGACGGTGTGCCCTTCATCCTTAGATGCGGAAAAG CGCTAAATGAACGGAAGGCGGAAGTTAGAATACAGTATCAAGATGTGCCTGGCGATATTTTTGATGGAAAGgcgaaaagaaatgaattagTGATAAGAGTACAACCTGGTGAAGCTCTATACATTAAGATGATGACAAAATCTCCTGGTATCACGTTCGATATGGAGGAAACTGAATTAGATCTCACTTATGGAAATAGATACAAG AATTTGAAACTACCTGATGCATACGAACGATTAATATTAGATGTATTTTGTGGATCACAAATGCATTTCGTACGTAGCGACGAGCTTTCAGAAGCGTGGCGAATTTTCACACCATTGCTCCATCAAATAGAGAATGAACATATTAAACCAGTTCCTTACAA ataCGGTTCTCGTGGACCAAAGGAAGCTGATGAAATAGCAAAACAAAACAACTTTGCCTATTATGGTTCCTACAAATGGATAAAGCcagaataa
- the LOC144476295 gene encoding small ribosomal subunit protein mS37 codes for MRLTACLAKRNPRAPQNEKKVPFKELTPLSLKDSIKGRSSAAKGNNCLYEMSLLFACMQASHFDNNSCKEQFNNFSSCIKEYEANMKYQKHLQQVGIPTPDTTSFTGSQLTYLLKKFPTK; via the exons ATGAGATTGACTGCATGCTTGGCTAAAAGGAATCCAAGGGCTCCACAAAATGAGAAAAAAGTGCCATTCAAAGAATTGACTCCTCTTTCATTGAAAGATTCCATTAAGGGACGATCAAGTGCAGCGAAAG gAAACAACTGTTTATATGAAATGTCGTTACTGTTTGCTTGTATGCAGGCAAgtcattttgataataattcatGTAAGGAACAgttcaataatttcagttcATGCATAAAAGAATATGAAGCAAATATGAAGTACCAAAAGCATCTGCAACAGGTAGGAATTCCTACACCTGACACTACGAGCTTTACGGGGTCACAGCTTACGTATCTTTTGAAGAAATTCCCAACAAAATAA
- the Strip gene encoding striatin interacting protein, which produces METLKSNGDLDFVYDDADTHANEIAELYSYTEQYELHVNLTAFEEQMEFYILRPWWQNLTETEQKSVISKLLDQLEVSNKQLRMKAARCILYLAQGCWAEVQSDKEQQDWTRTNVMLLYEAGAFPAFVQLLNIEIENSTTVTSAMRKITVSLDDSIDLRVILSVLYIITEVMREETKNLEHSIYKNHVESFKEDLINPYGEELLIIKLLGMVTCFCSGSAPNFAMKKVLLLLWKLILVSLGGIDTLRKLKKQYREEAGLDTHQEDTIEVAKTMRASSPPINAGDLIEIHNNQKTPYKYRRQCLMKQRSLDEPLSEMVFDISELKNPGWNEPYFEDNHVEVRPSTPPVTKGKGLPWTPKVRQKDIDQFLEVARLKFVGYKVQGDRESLVGLPQPILEGINTLKRHMYTSLAEVQIKKEEEIARNPMSTPEPPIRQTPTEILYQAMLPNLPQYMIALLKILLSAAPASKAKTDSTNIMADVLPGQMPMTVIQSMSLGIDVNRHKEIIVKAVSAILLLLLKHFKLNHIYQFEFMSQHLVFANCIPLVLKFLNQNIVAYIEAKNVIPILDFPMCVIGDQPELTIESLEIENSQAYSWRNVFSSINLLRIINKLTKWKHSRIMMLVVFKSAPILKRTLKVKHAMMQLYVLKLLKMQTKYLGRQWRKGNMKTISVIYAKVRHRLNDDWAYGNDLEARPWDFQVEECDLRTCVDQFNNRRYSNAPKNKDMEPVDNSIISVLGAKVELSEEFKQHCELWLQKEVFEKSINWDLLLNPETCEL; this is translated from the exons ATG GAAACACTTAAATCAAATGGAGATTTAGACTTTGTTTATGATGATGCAGATACACATGCTAATGAAATTGCAGAATTATACAGTTATACAGAACAATATGAATTGCATGTTAATCTTACT GCTTTTGAAGAACAAATggagttttatatattacgaCCATGGTGGCAAAACTTGACGGAAACAGAACAGAAGTCAGTGATTTCAAAGCTGTTAGATCAGTTGGAGGTCTCCAATAAACAGTTGAGAATGAAGGCTGCAAGATGTATCTTGTATTTAGCTCAAGGCTGTTGGGCCGAAGTTCAATCTGATAAGGAGCAGCAAGACTGGACTAGAACAAATGTAATGTTATTGTATGAAGCTGGAGCTTTTCCAGCATTTGTTCAGCTtcttaatattgaaattga GAACAGTACCACAGTTACCTCAGCAATGAGGAAGATAACTGTTAGTCTTGATGATTCTATCGATTTAAGGGTAATCCtatctgttttatatattataactgaAGTAATGAGAGAAGAAACAAAGAATTTAGAGCACAGTATTTATAAGAATCATGTTGAATCTTTTAAAGAAGATTTAATAAACCCATATGGTGAAGAACTGCTCATAATTAAGCTTCTTGGTATGGTAACATGCTTTTGCAGTGGATCAGCGCCGAATTTTGCAATGAAAAAGGTACTTCTACTCTTGTGGAAATTAATCTTGGTGTCCCTCGGTGGAATTGATACACTAaggaaattaaagaaacagtATCGCGAGGAAGCTGGTCTTGATACGCATCAAGAAGATACCATAGAAGTTGCTAAGACTATGAGAGCTAGTTCACCTCCAATTAATGCTGGAGATCTAATTGAGATACATAATAACCAAAAGACACCATATAAATACCGACGA CAATGTTTGATGAAACAAAGGTCATTGGACGAACCATTATCAGAAATGgtatttgatatttcagaATTGAAAAATCCAGGTTGGAATGAGCCTTACTTTGAAGATAATCATGTAGAAGTAAGGCCTAGTACTCCACCAGTTACTAAGGGAAAAG GTTTACCATGGACACCGAAAGTCAGACAAAAGGATATTGATCAATTCCTTGAAGTAGCTAGACTAAAATTTGTTGGCTACAAAGTACAAGGAGACAGAGAAAGTTTGGTTGGCTTGCCACAACCGATACTTGAAGGTATTAATACACTAAAACGA catATGTATACGTCTTTAGCTGAAgttcagataaaaaaagaagaggaaataGCTAGGAATCCAATGAGTACACCAGAGCCTCCGATTCGTCAAACACcaacagaaatattatatcaagCCATGTTGCCGAATCTTCCACAGTATATGATCgcattgttgaaaattttactCTCGGCTGCACCGGCCAGCAAAGCCAAGACAGACAGCACAAATATCATGGCTGATGTTTTACCTGGACAAATGCC taTGACGGTTATTCAATCAATGTCACTTGGTATCGATGTGAACAGACAcaaggaaattattgttaaagcAGTTTCTGCAATTCTGTTACTCttgttaaaacatttcaaactGAATCACATATATCAATTCGAATTTATGTCACAGCATTTGGTATTTGCCAACTGTATACcacttgttttaaaatttttaaatcagaaCATTGTGGCTTACATTGAAGCTAAGAATGT TATTCCTATTTTGGATTTCCCTATGTGTGTTATTGGAGATCAACCAGAACTAACCATAGAAAGCCTTGAGATTGAGAACAGTCAAGCGTACTCTTGGCGAAATGTTTTCTccagtattaatttattacgaattattaacaaactaACGAAATGGAAGCATAGTAGGATTATG atGCTGGTCGTCTTTAAATCTGCTCCTATATTAAAGCGTACATTGAAAGTTAAACATGCAATGATgcaattatatgtattaaaattattaaagatgcAAACCAAATATTTAGGACGCCAATGGCGGAAAGGTAACATGAAAACTATTAGCGTAATTTATGCAAAAGTAAGACATCGTCTAAACGATGATTGGGCTTATGGCAATG atttagaagcACGACCTTGGGATTTTCAAGTAGAAGAATGCGACTTACGTACGTGTGTTGATCAATTTAACAATCGCCGATATTCTAATGCTCCTAAGAACAAAGACATGGAACCTGTTGATAACTCTATTATATCAGTACTCGGTGCAAAAGTTGAACTGAGCGAAGAGTTTAAACAACATTGTGAGCTATGGTTACAAAAGGAAGTATTTGAGAAGAGCATTAACTGGGACTTACTGTTGAATCCTGAAACGTGtgaactttaa